Proteins encoded by one window of Channa argus isolate prfri chromosome 13, Channa argus male v1.0, whole genome shotgun sequence:
- the LOC137140330 gene encoding uncharacterized protein, whose amino-acid sequence MKTILVFMLVLMPCCLCMDKQHSSSIDNLVLAPEVKMENMAETQKTRTDSNNEGGEEELQSDIWTELRNLRDMVVEQKVELSYLTARVAAAESLVETLKTENRAIETRMSAAESLAEELQMKNDAQASELAVTQQKLSTLQQRLTDNELLVQELEKQQEAQEVKIQELQNANRVGKVAFSTSLLASGEGNTSSDEFVSLLFSNVITNIGNHYNPNTGHFTAPARGVYYFTFTGFTAHTESAMRLRLVKNGNLIVFAGDCATSTDSEDNASNAAVLHLELGDVVAVQRAGTVWDDQYHRTTFGGFLLFPL is encoded by the exons ATGAAGACAATCTTGGTCTTTATGCTTGTGCTGATGCCTTGTTGTCTTTGCATGGACAAACAACACAGCAGTAGCATTGATAACTTGGTCCTGGCTCCTGAAGTTAAGATGGAGAACATGGCTGAGACACAAAAGACCAGGACTGATTCTAACAATGAGGGAGGTGAAGAGGAGCTTCAGTCAGATATCTGGACTGAGCTGAGGAATCTGAGAGACATGGTGGTGGAGCAGAAGGTAGAGCTGAGTTACTTGACAGCCAGGGTAGCAGCTGCTGAGAGTCTCGTGGAAACTTTAAAGACAGAGAATAGAG CCATAGAAACCAGGATGAGTGCTGCTGAGAGCTTGGCAGAGGAACTGCAGATGAAGAATGATG CTCAAGCCTCAGAACTGGCGGTCACTCAACAGAAACTCAGCACTCTGCAGCAAAGGTTGACAGATAATGAACTCCTTGTCCAGGAGCTAGAGAAACAGCAGGAGG CACAAGAGGTTAAAATTCAGGAGCTTCAAAATGCTAACAGAG TGGGCAAAGTGGCTTTTTCTACTTCCCTTCTGGCATCTGGTGAAGGCAACACAAGCAGTGATGAATTTGTTTCTCTCCTCTTCAGTAATGTTATTACGAACATTGGAAACCACTACAACCCAAACACAG GTCATTTCACTGCACCAGCAAGAGGGGtgtattatttcacatttactgGGTTTACAGCCCACACTGAAAGTGCCATGAGGTTGAGACTTGTCAAAAATGGAAATCTGATAGTTTTTGCAGGGGACTGTGCAACATCCACAGATTCTGAGGACAATGCATCCAATGCTGCAGTGTTGCATTTAGAATTAGGGGATGTTGTTGCAGTGCAACGTGCAGGAACTGTTTGGGATGACCAGTATCACAGAACAACCTTTGGTGGATTTTTGCTCTTTCCTTTGTAA